CCCAGAGATCTTCGATTGAACCACCACCACGTCCAACGATGATAACATCAGCATCTAACTGATCTGCTGTTCTCAAATTTTTAACGATATCGTCTTTTGCTGCTTCTCCTTGAACGATTGTTGAAATATACGTAACTTCTGCTAAAGGATAGCGTCTGGATAATGTCGTTCTGATATCTTGTACAGCAGCTCCGGTACTGGCAGTTAGGACCGCAATATGTTCTGGATATTTTGGCAGTTGTTTCTTATGTCCTGCATCAAAATAGCCCTTATCGAAATAAGCTTTCTTCAATGCTTCTAATCGCTCATACAATATACCAATTCCATCTAGTCGAATGTCATTAGCATAAAGCTGATAGTTTCCTCTGCTTTCATATACACTGATACGTCCCGTAATAAGAACGCTGTCTCCTTCCTTTGGAGAGAAAGTAAGCTGTGCTGCATCACGCTTAAACATCATACAGCTGATAACACCGTCATTATCTTTTAGAGCAAAATAAAGATGGCCACTTGAATGACGCTTAAAATTTGACAGTTCACCTTTTATATAGACATTTGATAAATACGGATCCTTATCAAACTTCGTCTTAATATATTTCGTTAATGCACTGACACTTAAATACTTCTCCATAATTATCACTACGCCTTATTTTTAATAATTTCGCTCAAAACTCCGTTGATAAATTTATAGCTCTCATCATCGCTAAACTTCTTCGCCAAGTTTACAGCTTCGTTGACAATCACCTTTTCTGGTGCATCTGTATACAGTAATTCAAACGTGCTTAATCTCAAGATAATACGGTCAATTTTATTGAGTCTGTCTAATGTCCATGATTTCAAATGCGGCGAAATCTTATCATCCAGTTCATTTTGCTTTGAAGTAACGCCAATGACTAATTCATCAGCAAACACATCTTTCTTCGGGGGTTCCACGATAAAACGCGTTGCATCTTCTACTGATATTTCGTGCGCTTCATTTTCTATCTGAAATAATATTTGTATTGCATGTTCTCTTGATTCTGTTCTTGACATAAAGTTTCTCCTTCAAATAAAAAGGGATGCAAGCATCCCAGATTAATTCTCTTTAAATTTTACATTTACAATATGAATATTAATTTGTGACGGTTCAATCGCAGTCATATTCCCTAATGCATTCTTGATTGCTTTTTGTACAAGTGTAGCAGTCTTGGCAATCTTTGTTCCATAGTCAAATGCACAGTATGCATCTAAAACTATCGCGTCATCCTTCGTATCAACTTGTACACCGCGTTGATTTTTTACACCAAGTTTTTCTAAAGATTTACTTTTTTGAACAAGTGACACACCTTTCACTTCTGAAACTGCAATTGAGGCAATGAGTTCAATAACACTTGGTGCAATTTCTACTGTCCCAAGATTACCTTTTTTATTTGTTTCGATCATGACATAACCTCCTGTCTATAACAATAACTATACCATGATTTTATTATAAAATAAAAACAGAAATAAAAAAACGCTTAACGCGTTTTTTTCATGACATAATATCATGTTCTTCAAGAAATTTAGTATTGTATTGATTCGATCGGAATATCTCATTCCCAATAAGTGCCATATGAAAGGGAATAGTCGTTTCAATCCCTAAAATGATAAATTCATTTAACGCACGATATGCAGTATTTAATGCTGTTTCACGATCTTTATCATGAACAATCAGTTTCGCGACCATCGAATCATAAAATGGAGGAATCTTATAATTCGTATAACATGCAGAATCTATTCTCACACCATAACCACCAGGTGCAATATACTGCGTAATTAATCCAGGAGACGGCATAAAGTTGTGATACGGGTCTTCTGCGTTAATTCTAAATTCAATGGCATGGCCGTTAACCTTTATTTCATCTTGTGTCATCGTAAGTCTTTCACCGCCAGCAATTTTTATCTGCCATCTGACAAGATCTGTCGCTGTCACCATCTCTGTAACTGGATGCTCAACTTGAATACGCGTGTTCATCTCCATGAAATAAAATTGCTTCGTATCAATATCATATATAAATTCTACAGTTCCTGCACCTTCATAATTTACAGCCTTCGCGGCATTAATTGCTGCCTGTCCCATCGCTTCACGTGTTTCGTCATCAATATACGGTGACGGACTTTCTTCTACCAGTTTCTGCATACGGCGCTGAATTGTACAGTCACGCTCACCAAAATGTAAGGTAGTACCGTATCGATCAGCCAGCACTTGAATTTCAATATGTCGGAAGTTTTCAATAAACTTTTCTAAATATAAACCTTTATTCCCGAATGCAGTTTCTGCCTCTTGTTCCGTCATACGATAGCCATCTCGTAGCTCCTGCTCATTTCTGGCAACACGTATACCTTTGCCTCCCCCGCCAGCAGTCGCTTTAATAATGACGGGATAACTCATAGCTTCAGCAAGTTTCACCGCACTTTCAATATCTTCCAGTAATCCATCGCTACCGGGCACCACTGGCACACCAGCTTTTATCATCTCTTTTTTAGCAACGTCCTTAATCCCCATCTTACTGATAGATTGATGACTCGGACCGATAAACTTAATTTGACATGCCTCACACATTTCAGCAAATCGTGCATTCTCTGCTAGAAATCCATATCCAGGATGAATTCCATCACATCCTGTACTACTGGCGATCATCAATATGTTCGGGATATTCAAATACGAATCTTTAGATTGTTTCGGACCTACACAATATGCTTCATCAGCAATCTGTGTATGCAGCGCATCTCTATCAGCTTCCGAATAGATGGCTACAGATTGTATACCCAGATCTTTAAGTGCTCGAATGATACGTACCGCTATCTCTCCTCGATTTGCTACTAATACCTTCTTCATATTACTTCACCTTGAACAGAGGCTGACCATATTCTACGAGCTGACCATCCTCTACTAGAATCTCAATAATTTCACCACTTACTTCTGCCTGGATTTCATTAAACAGTTTCATTGCTTCTAATATACACACAATACTATCATTCTTAACTTTATCCCCTACTTTTACATAAGGATCTGCTTCAGGAGAAGGAGATTTGTAGAATGTT
Above is a window of Macrococcoides canis DNA encoding:
- the nusB gene encoding transcription antitermination factor NusB, with amino-acid sequence MSRTESREHAIQILFQIENEAHEISVEDATRFIVEPPKKDVFADELVIGVTSKQNELDDKISPHLKSWTLDRLNKIDRIILRLSTFELLYTDAPEKVIVNEAVNLAKKFSDDESYKFINGVLSEIIKNKA
- a CDS encoding Asp23/Gls24 family envelope stress response protein; its protein translation is MIETNKKGNLGTVEIAPSVIELIASIAVSEVKGVSLVQKSKSLEKLGVKNQRGVQVDTKDDAIVLDAYCAFDYGTKIAKTATLVQKAIKNALGNMTAIEPSQINIHIVNVKFKEN
- the accC gene encoding acetyl-CoA carboxylase biotin carboxylase subunit → MKKVLVANRGEIAVRIIRALKDLGIQSVAIYSEADRDALHTQIADEAYCVGPKQSKDSYLNIPNILMIASSTGCDGIHPGYGFLAENARFAEMCEACQIKFIGPSHQSISKMGIKDVAKKEMIKAGVPVVPGSDGLLEDIESAVKLAEAMSYPVIIKATAGGGGKGIRVARNEQELRDGYRMTEQEAETAFGNKGLYLEKFIENFRHIEIQVLADRYGTTLHFGERDCTIQRRMQKLVEESPSPYIDDETREAMGQAAINAAKAVNYEGAGTVEFIYDIDTKQFYFMEMNTRIQVEHPVTEMVTATDLVRWQIKIAGGERLTMTQDEIKVNGHAIEFRINAEDPYHNFMPSPGLITQYIAPGGYGVRIDSACYTNYKIPPFYDSMVAKLIVHDKDRETALNTAYRALNEFIILGIETTIPFHMALIGNEIFRSNQYNTKFLEEHDIMS